A window from Oncorhynchus gorbuscha isolate QuinsamMale2020 ecotype Even-year unplaced genomic scaffold, OgorEven_v1.0 Un_scaffold_1079, whole genome shotgun sequence encodes these proteins:
- the LOC124021186 gene encoding acidic leucine-rich nuclear phosphoprotein 32 family member E-like gives MEMEKRISLELRNKTPAEVAELVVDNCRSSDGEVEGLSDDYKELEFLSMVNVGLTSLAKLPSLPKLLKLEISDNMIVGGLDQLSEKCPNLTYLNLSGNKIKELSTVKPLKNLKNLKSLDLYSCEITTLEDYRESVFELLPQVTFLDGYDHEDNEVPDSEADDDDNEGLDSEADDDDEHTAGPTRDGDDDDEDDEGSEGEEVGLSYLMKDGIQDEEDDDDYVEEEEEEDGVGVQGEKRKRDAEDEGDDSDGDDD, from the exons atggagatggagaagaggatcaGTTTGGAGTTGAGGAACAAGACCCCAGCCGAG GTGGCTGAGCTGGTGGTGGACAACTGTCGGTccagtgatggagaggtggaagggCTGTCAGATGACTACAAGGAGCTGGAGTTCCTCAGTATGGTCAACGTGGGGCTCACCTCCCTGGCTAAGCTGCCCTCCCTGCCAAAACTGCTCAAG CTGGAGATCAGTGATAACATGATCGTTGGAGGTCTGGACCAGCTGTCTGAGAAGTGTCCCAACCTGACGTATCTCAACCTGAGTGGCAACAAGATCAAGGAGCTCAGCACTGTGAAGCCTCTG AAAAACCTGAAGAACCTGAAGAGTCTGGACCTGTACAGCTGTGAGATCACCACTCTGGAGGACTACAGGGAGAGTGTCTTTGAGCTGCTGCCCCAGGTCACCTTCCTGGACGGCTATGACCACGAAGACAACGAGGTGCCAGACTCAGAGGCTGACGATG ATGACAACGAGGGGCTAGACTCAGAGGCTGATGATG ATGACGAGCACACAGCCGGCCCCACCAGAGATGGGGACgacgatgatgaggatgatgagggttCCGAGGGCGAAGAGGTGGGACTGTCCTACCTGATGAAGGATGGCATTCAG GATGAGGAAGATGATGATGACTAtgttgaagaggaggaggaagaggatggagtaGGAGTCcagggagagaaaaggaagagggaTGCAGAAGACGAGGGAGATGACAGCGATGGAGATGATGACTAG